From a region of the Impatiens glandulifera chromosome 4, dImpGla2.1, whole genome shotgun sequence genome:
- the LOC124934818 gene encoding ATP-dependent zinc metalloprotease FTSH 10, mitochondrial-like, with amino-acid sequence MVIYWAGRSLSRSSRARTVLHGRGGGKSAPQQGSIFRTVWGKDETIGRVNENLGFLRGYLSSIKANKGFVSKTYLSDFSYILANPKFRRLFSSEVPKKKNYENFYPKQKKENTSGNEQKSESKGDKNADDNANFQEAFIKQFQKLIAPILVIGLFFSSFPLGGANEQKQISFQEFKTKLLEPGLVDHIVVSNKSVAKVYIRSSPRNTRGKDDVLEGEGAMVEGHGSDIPSTASKSQYKYYFNIGSVESFEDKMQESQEVLGIDPHDYIPVVYKSEVVWLQELLKFGPTLLLLGSFWFMASRGMQGGLGVGGGGGKGGRNIFSIGKANITKVDKNAKNKVYFKDVAGCDEAKQEIMEFVHFLKNPKKYEALGAKIPKGALLVGPPGTGKTLLAKATAGESAVPFLSISGSDFMEMFVGVGPSRVRNLFQEARQCAPSIIFIDEIDAIGRARGRGGFSGGNDERESTLNQLLVEMDGFGTTAGVVVLAGTNRPDILDKALLRPGRFDRQITIDKPDIKGRAQIFQIYLKRIKLDNEPSFYSQRLAALTPGFAGADIANVCNEGALIAARNEVGLVTMEHFESAIDRVIGGLEKKNRVISQLERRTVAYHESGHAVVGWFLEYAEPLLKVTIVPRGTAALGFAQYVPNENLLMTKEQLFDMTCMTLGGRAAEQVLIGKISTGAQNDLEKVTKLTYAQVAIYGFSEKVGLLSFPQRDDGPEMLKPYSSKTAAIIDTEVREWVAKAYVRTLQLVEEHKEKVALIAELLLEKEVLHQDDLIKVLGERPFKSAEPTNYDRFKLGFQDEVHTGENPVVDNESSSVDPEIVVPT; translated from the exons ATGGTGATTTATTGGGCCGGCCGTTCTCTTTCTCGTTCATCTCGCGCTAGA ACTGTTCTACATGGTCGCGGTGGAGGGAAATCAGCTCCTCAGCAAGGTTCCATTTTTCGCACTGTGTGGGGAAAGGATGAGACTATTGGTCGAGTCAATGAAAATCTAGGGTTTTTGAGGGGATATTTATCTTCAATAAAGGCTAACAAAGGATTTGTTTCCAAGACCTACTTGTCTGATTTCAGTTATATCCTTGCGAATCCTAAATTTCGTAGGTTGTTCTCTAGTGAAGTTccgaagaagaaga ATTATGAGAATTTCTATCCAAAGCAAAAGAAGGAAAACACATCGGGAAATGAGCAGAAATCTGAGTCCAAGG GAGATAAAAATGCTGATGATAATGCCAATTTCCAAGAAGCTTTCATAAAGCAGTTCCAGAAGCTAATTGCTCCCATATTAGTGATTGGTCTATTTTTCTCGTCATTTCCTTTAGGTGGTGCTAATGAACAGAAGCAG ATAAGTTTCCAGGAGTTCAAAACGAAGCTGCTTGAACCTGGTTTAGTGGATCACATAGTTGTTTCTAACAAATCGGTTGCAAAAGTTTACATAAGAAGCTCACCTCGCAACACAAGAGGTAAAGATGATGTCTTGGAGGGAGAGGGAGCTATGGTCGAAGGACATGGTAGTGATATTCCTTCTACGGCCAGCAAGAGCCAATATAAATATTACTTCAATATAGGAAGTGTTGAATCTTTCGAGGACAAAATGCAGGAATCTCAGGAAGTATTGGGTATTGATCCCCATGATTATATACCTGTAGTCTACAAATCTGAAGTTGTTTGGCTCCAAGAGTTGCTGAAATTTGGACCGACATTGTTACTGTTGGGTTCCTTTTGGTTCATGGCTAGTAGGGGGATGCAAGGTGGACTTGGTGTAGGAGGTGGTGGGGGAAAGGGTGGTCGGAATATATTCAGTATAGGGAAAGCAAATATCACTAAAGTCGATAAGAATGCAAAAAACAAG GTATATTTCAAAGATGTTGCTGGATGTGACGAAGCAAAGCAGGAAATTATGGAATTTGTACATTTTCTGAAAAACCCTAAAAAGTATGAGGCTTTAGGGGCTAAAATCCCGAAAGGTGCTCTTCTGGTGGGTCCTCCGGGGACAGGTAAAACGCTTCTAGCAAAAGCAACTGCTGGTGAATCTGCGGTGCCTTTCCTTTCAATATCGGGCTCTGATTTTATGGAGATGTTTGTCGGAGTTGGACCTTCGAGGGTGAGGAATTTATTTCAAGAGGCTCGACAATGTGCCCCTAGTATTATATTTATCGACGAGATTGATGCAATTGGTCGAGCAAGGGGAAGGGGTGGTTTCTCAGGTGGGAATGATGAACGTGAAAGTACTCTTAACCAGTTACTTGTGGAGATGGATGGATTTGGGACTACTGCAGGAGTCGTGGTCTTGGCAGGCACTAATCGACCTGATATTTTAGACAAAGCTTTACTAAGGCCAGGTCGGTTTGATAGACAGATTACCATTGACAAACCTGATATTAAAGGCCGTGCCCAGATATTTCAAATCTATCTGAAAAGGATCAAACTTGATAATGAGCCTTCGTTCTACTCGCAGAGGCTTGCAGCCCTAACTCCTGGATTTGCGGGGGCTGATATAGCTAATGTTTGCAACGAGGGTGCTTTAATTGCTGCGAGAAACGAAGTAGGGCTAGTGACTATGGAACATTTTGAGTCGGCTATAGACAGAGTTATTGGTGGTCTAGAGAAGAAGAACAGG GTGATTAGTCAACTTGAACGGAGAACTGTGGCCTACCATGAATCGGGTCATGCTGTTGTTGGATGGTTTCTTGAATATGCAGAGCCATTGCTGAAGGTGACTATAGTACCTCGTGGTACAGCAGCTCTTGGATTTGCCCAGTACGTGCCAAACGAAAATCTCCTAATGACGAAAGAACAACTCTTCGATATGACTTGTATGACCCTCGGTGGTCGTGCAGCCGAACAG GTTTTGATTGGTAAGATTTCAACGGGAGCACAAAATGACTTAGAGAAGGTGACAAAATTAACATATGCCCAAGTAGCAATCTACGGGTTCAGCGAGAAAGTAGGTCTCCTTTCGTTCCCTCAAAGGGATGATGGTCCAGAAATGTTGAAACCATATAGCAGCAAGACAGCAGCAATTATCGACACTGAAGTTCGTGAATGGGTGGCAAAGGCTTACGTTCGCACTTTGCAATTAGTTGAGGAGCACAAAGAAAAAGTAGCCTTAATTGCCGAGCTTTTGCTTGAAAAGGAAGTTCTTCATCAAGATGATTTGATTAAGGTTCTTGGAGAACGCCCTTTTAAATCTGCCGAGCCCACTAATTATGATCGATTCAAGTTAGGCTTCCAAGATGAAGTTCATACCGGAGAAAATCCAGTGGTGGATAATGAATCTTCATCTGTTGATCCTGAAATCGTCGTTCCAACTTAG